In the Pongo abelii isolate AG06213 chromosome 9, NHGRI_mPonAbe1-v2.0_pri, whole genome shotgun sequence genome, TGATTCTCAGTCTTTTAAGACACTAGtacactcatttattttttaatctaatcaTAAGAGTGTTTACTTATTCAGCCAACATTACTGATTACTGACTAGATTCCAGGTGCTCTTGGAGCTCACCCTGGGGCTGCTGAAATAAGTAATGCAGAATCCCTGCTCTTTAAAGACTGACATGATGCCTGGCTTAGATTGTGAGGTCTTAATGTAGGGACAAAGTGGTAAAGGCATtacaagaggaaagaaaaggagacatGTCATACTACCTTACAGAATTTGAGCACAACTTCACAAAAGAAAGGTTGCTTGGATTGAATTAGATGAATAAGTACCAACTGAACAACCGCTACTCTTTGGTAATTGTCCTATGCTTTGTGGTTGAAGAACTAAATACAGTTTTGCCTTTAGGTTCCTGGGAATAAAGTCCTTTCTGCTTTTCCTCTAAGAATCATAGTGGGACCTCCTGTTTACTTTAATAACAATTaattacaatttatttaaaaaattcaagagcTTTAAGAGTACAagtggttttggttacatggatgaattgtatagtgatgaagtctgggcttttaatgTACCCATtacctgaatagtgtacattgtgcCCAATAGGGGATTTTTTTATGCCTTATCGACCTCCCACCCTCCCCTACTCTGagtcagaaatgaaaataagttaaaaaattaacatttactaAGCACTTGTAGACTTTTACCCTAGGCTTATGAGCCAAGCAACACAAAGTTACTTTATTTACTTCTCtgctttatttacttactttttactttatttacttactttatttatgtacttctctgcttatttatttacttatttatttatttacttatttcagcAGCCCCAGGGCAAGCTCCCTTTGTAGTTTAGTTTTAGCCTCACTGCTCTGCTCACACTGCTACTATTCAAGTCTGAGTGCCTTCCGCAAATGCAAAGCTGTTCTCTGACTCCTTAGctaaaaaatgagaaatgggCTGAAGCGTGCAACAGAAGGAGGCAGGCAAAAAAGACAATGGACTTTCTCTCTATGTGGAATGTTAAGCACTGAGAGGTGAATTTTTGTAAGATTATGAGATTCCCCTGGATGTCTCAATAAAAATGTCATTGTTATTTCAAGTTGATTctagaagaaaaacagagaagccTGGGAGATATATGCCCACGTGGCATTTCAGACTTTATAGCTATAATATTCAGAGTTTTGGGGCAATATGACTGTCATCATTAATTTCTACAAAGAGAGCTCTGAGTTATCTATGGATGCATTATCCACAAGAACTAAGtcattcttgactttttaatctttacacacacatgtgcaccaccaccccaacAGAGAAAAATACAGTGATTTCAGACTACGCCTGTCCTTTAAGACAAACATACCTACATATACATATCCAGtttcaagttttttcttttagtatttcaaGGGTGAATCCCATGGACAAAGTTGATACTTCATGTTAACATGGGGTTGTCAAAGACACTGAATTGTTTGTTATAACATCATGATGAGAGGTAAACATatcaaaagtttgaaaaaaagaagcagagtcatggagacaaagaagaaaagaaagaagcctCTGATCTAATTCTCAGTCATCTTCTATtgctaatattaaaataattataactataATTTGTAGACTAATCTAGATATCAAGACTTTACATACATTACTTaattaatatttacaataaaCCTGTAAGATTGATGTTAGttataaaataaggaaatcaaGACTGAGAGAGTTTTAGTATCCTGCCAAGGTTTTATTCCTAGAATATGAAATGGACAAAATTTAAACTAAGTCTGTCTTCctccatttcttttatttatctcaCTACATTGTGAAATGTTCACCATGCTATGTTATAATTATAAAGTATAATAagatatgtttctttaaaaaaacaaaccattaAGACACTGATAGAATTTCTAGAGATAAGTCAGAAAGTTATGGATGAATAAAGGAAGATTATAAAGTGCTCTAAACATAATCAGTATTCGTCTGACATAGGCAATGAGTCCTTTTGAGGGGCGACAGTGGACTTTGAATTTTGAAGGACCAATTCAGATAAAGGAATTTGGAGACAGACTACATAAAAGGCATAGGTAAGCTTGGTGTATACATGTAACTCCAAGAATGCAGGGATGGTTAGTAAAACATATGTAGAAATATATCAACTGTAAGACAAAAGTAATGCACAAAAGATAAATTTTGATAACCTTTTATACCAGTCTCAAAGTATGATTTTATTCCATGCAATAAATTCACCAAAGGATTTTAATATTAGGAGTGATATGATGAGAtctgcattttagaaaaaaaccCCATGACTTCAGGGTTGCCAGTGAATTGGGAAGGTGTTTATGGCAAAGGCAGAAAGATATTATGAAATAGTCCAGGTGAGAGAAGTTGGGTGTGAACTAAGGCAGTGATATTGGAGGTTGAGAAGAAGGAGTGGATATAAGAGGGGTTAAAATAAAGTCAACATGAAttggtgaatgaataaaaggGGATGAGGATTCTGAGTAAAGACAGGTTCCAAGTTTTTAGATTGGGTTGTGTAGGTAGCTAGGgatgtaattaaaaattattgcCAAAACGTAAGTAGAACAAATTTGGGAAAAATAGGTGAATTAATCCAATGTTGAATATGTTGAGGATGTGGTGTATAGATATTcataaagcaaatggaaaaatggaCTTATATTTCAGAAGGATATTTGGGTAAAGAAGCATGaatttggaagaaataaaagtatacaaACAGTTAAAACCATGGGAATAAATGAAGTCAATTAAGAGATAATGTACAGAATAGGGAATAGAGGAGAGGATGGATCCCTGGAATCAATGACATAATGAGATAGAGAAAATGGTGGAACTGAGGCTACAGGGGGAAGAACTCTAGAGTGCCATGTCATGGAAACTGAGGAAGACTAATTTCAAAAACAACAGATTGATTTACAGTGGTCAGTAATACCAAGAGGCTAATAAAAATAACTCTTTGAAGTTGACAGTTCCAAAATATAAGCAACTGAATAGTAGAGTTTAAGCATCTCTCCAAAAGCAGCTTATGTTTACTCTTATCGCTAAACAAAACTAAGCTTGTATTAATTCAGACATGTGGATGTCTCACTTGTAAAAGAATTATCTCCACCAAAGGAGATTTTCTTCCCTGTAGCTAACTTTATTCGCTTCGTTTGCAGTTGAAGTCACTTTATTCTTCTCATGATGATGGTTGTCCCATTTGGACTATGTGATAATGTAGCAGGAATGCAGAAATCATgactttggtttcttttttctctttcctctccaagCCATTGATAATGCTCCTTAGCAATTCAAGCTGGAGGCTATCCCAGCCTTCTTTTTTCCTGGTAGGGATTCCGGGTTTAGAGGAAAGCCAGCGCTGGATCGCACTGCCCCTGGGCATCCTTTACCTCCTTGCTCTAGTGGGCAATGTTACAATTCTCTTCATCATCTGGATGGACCCATCCTTGCACCAACCTATGTACCTCTTCCTGTCCATGCTAGCTGCCATCGACCTGGTTCTGGCCTCCTCCACTGCACCCAAAGCCCTTGCAGTGctcctggttcatgcccacgaGATTGGGTACACCGTCTGCCTGATCCAGATGTTCTTCATCCATGCATTCTCCTCCATGGAGTCAGGGGTACTTGTGGCCATGGCTCTGGATCGCTATGTAGCCATTTGTCACCCCTTGCACCATTCCACGATCCTGCATCCAGGGGTCATAGGGCGCATCAGAATGGTGGTGCTGGTGAGGGGATTATTACTTCTCATCCCCTTCCTCATTCTGTTGCAAAAACTTATCTTCTGCCAAGCCACCATCATAGGCCATGCCTATCGTGAACATATGGCTGTTGTGAAACTTGCCTGCTCCGAAACCACAGTCAATCAAGCTTATGGGCTGACTGTGGCCTTGCTTGTGATTGGGCTTGATGTTCTGGCCATTGGTGTTTCCTATGCCCACATCCTCCAGGCAGTGCTGAAGGTACCAGGGAGTGAGGCCCGACTTAAGGCGTTTAGCACATGTGGCTCTCATGTTTGTGTCATCCTGGTCTTCTATGTCCCTGGAATTTTCTCCTTCCTTACTCACCGCTTTGGTCACCATGTACCCCATCATGTCCATGTTCTTCTGGCCACACTGTATCTCCTTATGCCACCTGCGCTCAATCCTCTTGTCTATGGCGTGAAGACTCAGCAGATCCGCCAGCGAGTGCTCAGATTGTTTACACAAAAGGATTGATCTGAACATATTCTCATTGTTTCCTTCGGAGGCTTCTtctgaggacacagccagaagcCTATGACTGGTGTAGATTACATGAACATAGACCATTTTGCAGTGAGTATTCCTTCTAGTCTTACTAGTGCCATGCTAAAGAACACCCACAGATACTTGGCTTATTGGGGTGTACCTGGATATCTGAATTTGtgaaaatttttgccattttgtcttttcctgttgatttcaacatttctttaCTCCTTGTGTCAGTAGGACTTGGGGATAGGAGAAATAGATGATAGCTCTGAATGTGTCATCTTTCTCGCCTTTGCCCAATGGTAGGCCATGCAACACCGGCTGGAATTGTAAAGTCCCACCCTTTGGTTCGTTTTAGGCTTAGAGTTTCTTCAAAACCTCTAAGTTAGTGCTGGGATCCCCAGATCATTGGCTCCTGTTTACCAATAGGATCTCTTCAAAGCAGCTGAGAAGGTCTCAGTGTAAGAAAACAGCATTTATTGCAATATGggtattacttatttatttaaaacaaacataagtGGAGAAGTTATGCTAATAGGTTCtaggaataataaaatataatttctattttcaagGAAGAAATCTATATGTGTctagtaaatttattttaaaagatatctctttgtatttttaacttatttatattCATGCTTTGGATAAATAAGGAATAAGACCAAGTACTGcatatatgtttgttttataaatattcattaaaaaaccCAAAAGTAACCATATAATTATTAGCATCTAATAACTATAAAATGTGCTAGATTCCAGTGTTGGTAAACATAGCtataataaataaagcaataagTATAGTAGCAGTTATGGACACTTAAAATGGGTTTCTCTTTTGGAAATAGGGCATGTGGAGTGGTGTCAATTAGATCTTCCATTTCTGTTAATAGGAACTGGGTGAAAACTTAAAAGATGACTGCTACAATTGATATATTGCAACCTGTTTGTTGATGTTGCCCTGAGATCTGGCctaattatttttgttcttagAAGGTAACACATTT is a window encoding:
- the LOC100450877 gene encoding olfactory receptor 52L1, which produces MTLVSFFSFLSKPLIMLLSNSSWRLSQPSFFLVGIPGLEESQRWIALPLGILYLLALVGNVTILFIIWMDPSLHQPMYLFLSMLAAIDLVLASSTAPKALAVLLVHAHEIGYTVCLIQMFFIHAFSSMESGVLVAMALDRYVAICHPLHHSTILHPGVIGRIRMVVLVRGLLLLIPFLILLQKLIFCQATIIGHAYREHMAVVKLACSETTVNQAYGLTVALLVIGLDVLAIGVSYAHILQAVLKVPGSEARLKAFSTCGSHVCVILVFYVPGIFSFLTHRFGHHVPHHVHVLLATLYLLMPPALNPLVYGVKTQQIRQRVLRLFTQKD